A stretch of the Sulfurimonas sp. HSL3-1 genome encodes the following:
- a CDS encoding polysaccharide biosynthesis/export family protein: MKEYRLFQDENVSDETTAISEKEYHAEMVFENIIAPNDRVSVMVYNQSSADSRQMTSMVSSRGGASSAMYAGRDETLGLLVTQEGTIRLPLIGRQKITGMTEDQAASFLITQYQKYLRNPYVTVEIMNQRIFVLGEVKDPGVVSVTNGMMNLVEALARSHDLTDYADRTNIKIIRGDLRSPEVRVVDLTEMSAIRLTSLFLKPNDIVYVQPRAMKGYNMAFKEIAPPFQLLSAMLQPFVNIVYLDNNLGK; encoded by the coding sequence ATGAAGGAGTACCGCCTTTTTCAGGACGAAAACGTTTCCGATGAAACGACGGCGATTTCAGAGAAGGAGTACCACGCCGAAATGGTATTCGAGAATATCATCGCGCCCAATGACCGGGTGTCGGTGATGGTCTACAACCAGTCTTCGGCAGATTCGCGGCAGATGACCTCGATGGTCAGCAGCCGGGGAGGAGCCAGCTCCGCCATGTATGCCGGCAGGGACGAGACGCTGGGGCTGCTGGTAACCCAGGAGGGGACGATCCGTCTCCCACTGATCGGCCGGCAGAAGATCACGGGGATGACGGAGGATCAGGCGGCCAGTTTTCTGATTACGCAGTATCAGAAGTACCTGCGCAACCCCTATGTGACTGTCGAGATCATGAACCAGCGCATCTTCGTACTGGGTGAGGTCAAAGATCCTGGTGTCGTGTCGGTGACGAACGGGATGATGAATCTTGTCGAGGCCCTGGCCCGCTCCCATGACCTGACTGATTATGCAGACCGGACCAACATTAAGATCATTCGCGGGGATCTGCGTTCACCTGAAGTGCGCGTTGTCGATCTGACGGAGATGTCGGCGATCCGTCTGACAAGCCTTTTTCTCAAGCCCAACGATATCGTCTACGTGCAGCCAAGAGCAATGAAAGGCTACAACATGGCCTTTAAAGAGATCGCACCGCCCTTCCAGCTCCTCTCGGCCATGCTGCAGCCGTTCGTAAATATCGTCTATCTGGATAACAATCTTGGGAAGTAA
- a CDS encoding Mrp/NBP35 family ATP-binding protein, producing the protein MTEEIVKSALSNVTYPGFTKDIVTFGFVKEISVSGSDVSVTVDITSSAPEVAQQITEETTAELKRAGAANVTVNIAAPKMPRESSSKGKNIAPQVKNFIMVSSGKGGVGKSTSSVNLAIALAMQGKKVGLLDADIYGPNVPRMLGVEDMKPEIEGNKVLPIKAYGIEMMSMGSLMEEGQSLIWRGAMIMKAIEQFLRDILWSELDCLVIDMPPGTGDAQLTLAQSVPVTLGVTVTTPQTVSLDDSRRSLDMFKKLHIPIGGIVENMSGFIAPDTGVEYDIFGKGTTAPLAQEFGTHILAEIPIEPAVRIGGDEGKPVTYAKPESETAKRYMKAAEDIWAQIEKINEEGGVDNNAIQPNTPPGVSACSTAAAPQQSEQSSGESCGTGCGCH; encoded by the coding sequence ATGACAGAAGAAATTGTAAAATCGGCATTGTCTAACGTGACGTACCCGGGCTTTACGAAAGATATCGTAACCTTCGGATTTGTCAAAGAGATCAGTGTCAGCGGCAGCGACGTGAGCGTCACGGTCGACATCACCTCCAGCGCGCCGGAAGTGGCGCAGCAGATCACCGAAGAGACGACGGCGGAACTTAAACGCGCCGGCGCGGCCAACGTCACCGTCAACATCGCGGCACCGAAGATGCCGCGCGAAAGCTCCTCCAAGGGCAAAAACATCGCGCCGCAGGTGAAGAACTTTATTATGGTCAGCTCCGGCAAGGGCGGCGTCGGCAAATCGACCAGCTCCGTCAACCTGGCGATCGCGCTGGCGATGCAGGGCAAGAAGGTCGGTCTGCTCGATGCGGACATCTATGGTCCGAACGTTCCGCGTATGCTCGGCGTCGAGGATATGAAACCGGAGATCGAAGGCAACAAAGTCCTGCCGATCAAAGCGTACGGGATCGAAATGATGTCTATGGGTTCTTTGATGGAAGAGGGACAGTCGCTGATCTGGCGCGGCGCGATGATCATGAAGGCGATCGAGCAGTTCCTGCGCGATATCCTCTGGTCCGAACTGGACTGTCTCGTCATCGACATGCCTCCGGGAACGGGTGATGCGCAGCTGACCCTGGCGCAGAGCGTTCCCGTCACCCTCGGCGTGACGGTCACGACACCGCAGACGGTCTCCCTGGACGACTCCCGCCGTTCACTCGACATGTTCAAGAAACTGCATATCCCCATCGGCGGTATCGTCGAGAACATGAGCGGTTTCATCGCGCCGGACACCGGCGTTGAGTACGACATCTTCGGCAAGGGAACGACGGCGCCCCTCGCGCAGGAGTTCGGCACGCACATCCTCGCAGAGATCCCGATCGAGCCTGCGGTCCGCATCGGCGGCGACGAAGGCAAACCGGTCACCTATGCGAAACCGGAATCCGAAACGGCGAAGCGCTATATGAAAGCGGCCGAGGATATCTGGGCACAGATCGAAAAGATCAATGAAGAGGGCGGCGTCGACAACAACGCGATCCAGCCCAATACCCCTCCGGGTGTCTCCGCCTGCTCTACGGCAGCGGCCCCGCAGCAGAGCGAGCAGAGCAGCGGCGAAAGCTGCGGCACAGGCTGCGGCTGCCACTAA
- a CDS encoding response regulator produces the protein MRVLIIENEIYLAQSIASKLGELGYQCDISSSIQDAFKGVAYDVVLLSTNISGQDIYPVIEAFRDAVVILMVSYISNDTVTKPLAAGAKDYILKPFMIEELIRKIEHFQEFNRLKLANETYKRYLDQHFKGVKITQDLDNVTPPVFIASNFQKYADRFAFDYAKTNGRELVYISLENSNAFNDISKAPAASLLYITDFQSLKKADRKPFLELINARNVIVSSTDSVDVEGVQVIEIKSDSTVFEQGDILPIEDYVKYIVLNYQHKFPDTELSKKLGISRKSLWEKRKKYGIIKKK, from the coding sequence ATGAGAGTATTGATTATTGAGAATGAGATCTATTTGGCACAGAGTATCGCCAGCAAACTGGGTGAACTGGGCTATCAATGCGATATCAGCAGTTCCATACAGGACGCTTTCAAAGGGGTCGCCTATGACGTCGTGCTGCTCTCGACGAATATCAGCGGCCAGGACATCTACCCCGTCATCGAGGCGTTCCGCGACGCCGTCGTCATCCTGATGGTCTCGTATATCAGCAACGACACCGTCACCAAGCCGCTGGCCGCCGGGGCAAAAGACTATATTCTCAAGCCCTTTATGATCGAAGAGCTTATCCGCAAGATCGAGCATTTCCAGGAGTTCAACCGCCTCAAACTGGCCAACGAGACCTATAAGCGCTACCTCGACCAGCACTTCAAAGGCGTCAAGATCACCCAGGATCTCGATAACGTTACCCCGCCGGTCTTCATCGCCTCGAACTTTCAGAAATACGCCGACCGTTTCGCCTTCGATTATGCGAAGACCAACGGTCGGGAGCTGGTCTACATCAGTCTGGAGAACAGCAACGCCTTCAACGATATCTCCAAAGCCCCCGCCGCGTCGCTGCTCTACATCACCGACTTCCAGTCGCTGAAAAAAGCCGACCGCAAGCCCTTCCTTGAACTCATCAACGCGCGCAACGTCATCGTCTCCAGTACCGACTCCGTCGATGTCGAAGGCGTTCAGGTGATTGAGATAAAAAGTGACAGCACCGTCTTCGAACAGGGCGATATCCTCCCGATCGAGGACTATGTTAAATATATCGTGTTAAATTATCAGCATAAATTCCCCGATACGGAACTCTCCAAAAAACTGGGAATCTCGCGTAAAAGCCTCTGGGAGAAGCGTAAAAAGTATGGCATCATCAAGAAAAAATAG
- a CDS encoding GumC family protein has product MTTIEDDEIDLKALFATIWRRKIAVMTFTVVIAFVAAIFAYITPNVYRVSTMIEVQEESNKFGSGLGNMDIMSQAFGISGVNLDNEQLVIKSRFLLQKALGYLDIGTRYFTNKHFRETELYKNSPFIVTTTFIDEDAYGARIKLIPIDQERFELKIDPPSMLNPRVILRKIGLLPSPEHAPVIYEGTHRYGELISSPWFKLKVNRITELTEDEYSFSVTPNQEMWEMLQENLTTSLASKMGSIMIISYEDNVPLRAQEIANAVTRAYLDQEIESKTAEADHTLAFIDDQLNAINKALQSSQKNLERFKQSNIVVDISQKASITTDKLSEYESKLQELDIQESVLANLQQYMLNNADISGIALGSAGFANQDLVAMISDLKEKMVERKTLLVEYTELHPDVVKLSESISSMRKSILFTIDSSLKVIQQQKDALTKIVNDYKRSLEALPGQEQKLVNLTRTTMVNEKIYSFLLEKRAETAILRSSTVSKTRIIDSALLPKSDEQVKPKRALIAVVGLILGFILGIFYAFVREFLDNTVKSQEDIQRLTHIPVYGMIPTVKGKKFNSIFYEAFRALRTNLEFMRSDKAHKTVVVTSTVSGEGKTTVSANLATIYAKSGKKVVVLDLDMRRAKLSEYFDLRNDKGLSTLLSHRHNLDEIIQHSEQDGVDVIAAGPVPPNPSELIMSDYAKEMMQTLRERYDYIILDTPPVGLVTDAAILMHQADVSLLVTRYGYSKKEFVRGLDRLVQEHKIDHVGIIFNGVDIEKNYGYGYGYGYKYGGDKYYT; this is encoded by the coding sequence ATGACAACTATTGAAGATGATGAAATCGATCTGAAAGCGCTTTTTGCAACAATCTGGCGCCGCAAAATTGCGGTTATGACGTTTACGGTCGTTATCGCGTTTGTGGCGGCTATTTTCGCCTATATCACCCCCAACGTCTATCGGGTCAGCACAATGATCGAAGTCCAGGAGGAGAGCAACAAGTTCGGCAGCGGATTGGGCAATATGGATATTATGTCGCAGGCCTTCGGGATCAGCGGCGTCAACCTTGACAATGAACAGCTTGTGATCAAATCGCGTTTCTTGCTGCAAAAAGCGCTGGGGTACCTCGATATCGGCACCCGATACTTTACGAACAAGCATTTCCGGGAAACAGAGCTTTACAAAAATTCGCCTTTTATCGTTACGACAACCTTTATTGATGAGGATGCCTACGGGGCCCGTATAAAGCTGATTCCAATAGATCAGGAGCGTTTCGAACTGAAAATCGATCCCCCTTCGATGCTGAATCCCCGGGTAATTCTGCGCAAAATCGGCCTCTTGCCGTCGCCGGAGCATGCGCCCGTCATTTATGAGGGAACGCATCGATACGGCGAGCTGATCTCGTCACCGTGGTTTAAACTCAAGGTGAACCGTATTACGGAGCTGACAGAAGATGAGTACAGCTTCAGTGTTACGCCGAATCAAGAGATGTGGGAAATGCTCCAGGAGAATCTGACGACATCCCTGGCATCCAAAATGGGTTCGATTATGATCATTTCGTATGAGGATAACGTCCCGCTGCGTGCCCAGGAGATCGCCAATGCGGTCACACGGGCCTATCTGGATCAGGAGATTGAAAGCAAAACGGCCGAGGCGGACCATACCCTCGCTTTTATCGACGATCAGCTCAACGCCATCAACAAAGCGCTGCAATCGTCGCAAAAGAATCTGGAGCGCTTCAAACAGAGTAACATCGTCGTCGATATTTCGCAAAAAGCGTCGATCACGACGGATAAATTGAGCGAATACGAAAGCAAACTCCAGGAACTCGATATTCAAGAGAGCGTTCTCGCCAACTTGCAGCAGTATATGCTGAACAATGCGGATATTTCCGGAATTGCACTGGGATCGGCAGGCTTCGCCAATCAGGACCTTGTAGCGATGATCTCCGACCTGAAAGAGAAAATGGTAGAGCGCAAAACCCTCTTGGTCGAATATACGGAGCTGCACCCCGATGTCGTTAAGCTCTCCGAGTCCATCAGTTCAATGCGCAAATCGATTCTCTTCACCATCGACAGCTCCTTGAAAGTGATCCAGCAGCAAAAAGATGCCTTGACCAAGATTGTCAATGATTACAAGCGGTCGCTCGAAGCACTGCCCGGACAGGAGCAGAAGCTCGTCAACCTGACCCGGACAACGATGGTCAATGAGAAGATCTACAGTTTCCTGCTGGAAAAACGGGCCGAAACGGCGATCCTGCGCTCTTCGACGGTTTCCAAAACACGGATCATCGACTCGGCTCTGCTGCCGAAATCGGATGAACAGGTCAAACCGAAGCGTGCGCTTATTGCGGTCGTCGGTCTGATCCTCGGCTTTATCCTCGGGATTTTCTACGCCTTCGTGCGTGAGTTCCTTGACAACACGGTTAAAAGCCAGGAGGACATTCAACGCCTGACGCATATCCCTGTGTACGGAATGATTCCGACGGTCAAGGGCAAGAAGTTCAATTCGATTTTTTATGAAGCGTTCCGGGCCCTGCGTACCAATCTGGAGTTCATGCGCAGTGACAAGGCGCACAAGACGGTCGTCGTCACCTCGACAGTTTCGGGGGAGGGGAAGACGACGGTCTCCGCAAACCTGGCGACGATCTATGCGAAGAGCGGGAAAAAAGTTGTCGTGCTCGATCTCGATATGCGGCGGGCGAAACTGAGCGAATATTTCGATCTCAGGAATGACAAGGGACTAAGCACCCTGCTGAGTCACCGTCATAATCTGGATGAAATCATTCAGCACTCCGAGCAGGATGGTGTGGACGTGATTGCCGCCGGCCCTGTCCCGCCCAACCCGTCGGAGCTGATTATGTCCGACTATGCCAAAGAGATGATGCAGACGCTGCGCGAACGCTATGATTACATTATCCTGGATACCCCGCCGGTCGGTCTCGTGACGGATGCGGCGATTTTGATGCACCAGGCGGATGTGTCTTTGCTGGTGACACGCTACGGCTATTCGAAAAAAGAGTTTGTCCGCGGGCTGGACCGTTTGGTGCAGGAGCACAAGATCGATCATGTCGGTATCATCTTTAACGGCGTAGATATTGAGAAAAACTACGGTTACGGTTACGGTTACGGCTACAAGTACGGCGGCGACAAGTACTATACGTAA
- a CDS encoding bifunctional 2-C-methyl-D-erythritol 4-phosphate cytidylyltransferase/2-C-methyl-D-erythritol 2,4-cyclodiphosphate synthase, with protein MSDLTLILLAAGDSRRFQCGVKKQWLRIGDEPLWQFVTNRFIRSKQFAEVIVTAHPEEAAYMRLHGNYHVVNGGSDRQSSLGNALAAVKTPYVMVTDVARGCIDAALISRLIAERDKADCIVPALGVHDTVTFHGETIDRGALLRIQTPQLSKTDVLKTALATDETYTDESSAIVADGGSRHFVEGDEAARKLTTLADLRAMACFEGPAATVLTGNGLDVHAFDTEGSMVLGGIAIDHPVGFKAHSDGDVAIHALIDALLGAAGMGDIGMLFPDTDDTYAGIDSAELLETVVMRLKRYGFDIVNADITIAAQTPRLSPYKEAMRQRLGTLLGLPPVRVGVKATTTEKLGFVGRKEGVAVIATATINYMDWTQL; from the coding sequence TTGTCTGATTTAACGCTTATCCTGCTTGCTGCCGGAGATTCGCGCCGTTTCCAGTGCGGCGTGAAAAAACAGTGGCTCCGTATCGGTGATGAACCATTGTGGCAATTTGTTACGAATCGTTTCATCCGCAGCAAACAGTTTGCAGAAGTGATCGTCACCGCGCATCCCGAGGAAGCCGCTTATATGCGCCTGCACGGAAACTACCATGTCGTTAACGGCGGCAGCGACCGGCAAAGCTCCCTCGGCAATGCCCTGGCCGCGGTCAAGACGCCCTACGTCATGGTCACGGACGTCGCCCGCGGCTGCATCGATGCGGCGCTCATTTCCCGGCTGATTGCGGAGCGTGACAAAGCGGACTGCATCGTGCCGGCCCTCGGCGTGCATGATACCGTTACCTTCCACGGCGAGACGATCGACCGCGGCGCGCTGCTGCGTATCCAGACCCCCCAGCTCTCCAAAACAGACGTGCTCAAAACGGCCCTGGCGACCGATGAAACCTATACCGATGAAAGCAGTGCCATCGTTGCCGACGGCGGCAGCCGCCACTTCGTCGAGGGGGACGAAGCCGCCAGAAAGCTGACGACGCTGGCCGACCTGCGGGCAATGGCGTGCTTCGAAGGACCGGCGGCGACCGTCCTCACCGGCAACGGCCTCGATGTCCACGCCTTCGATACCGAAGGGAGCATGGTCCTCGGTGGCATTGCCATCGACCACCCCGTCGGTTTCAAGGCCCACAGCGACGGCGACGTCGCCATCCATGCGCTGATCGACGCCCTGCTCGGCGCCGCGGGCATGGGAGACATCGGGATGCTTTTCCCCGATACGGACGATACCTACGCAGGGATCGATTCTGCCGAGCTGCTCGAAACGGTCGTCATGCGCCTGAAGCGCTACGGCTTTGATATCGTCAATGCCGATATCACGATCGCGGCGCAGACACCGCGCCTCTCGCCTTATAAAGAGGCGATGCGACAGCGGCTCGGCACCCTGCTCGGTCTGCCGCCCGTACGGGTCGGCGTCAAAGCGACGACGACGGAAAAACTCGGCTTCGTCGGCCGGAAAGAGGGGGTCGCCGTGATCGCCACCGCAACGATAAACTATATGGATTGGACACAGTTATGA
- a CDS encoding sulfate adenylyltransferase — translation MASSRKNSALFLDQEALSALSILQAGMLSPVTELMNEAQMKAVLSTGRFNDTTFPFPFILAPAGSTNEKILANAKPDETLDLIVDGERSGTLVVGEVFEIDPNERVRHIYGTDNPSHPGVSSTLKRLGRRAVSGALSLEKDPVAPILQNIEEAKQRIGAKHTTAIMMAANPLHRAHERLIRQTLDTTDLVVIFLLKPYNQADLSYEIREQALTYFVENYLPRNRVVIIPLEYSYIFAGYNEVIIDAIVAKNFGCDRLMIGQNHAGVGMYYDHNSNQSVKDRMHGIDIEVAIAREYVYCNECKTLVSTQTCPHGNHHHISYHADSILELVKTGLMPPAVLMRKEISAILLCRLFPGRIKNIEKLYYDIMPVNGLLEEHTDRDFYIKLMELYQTTSLT, via the coding sequence ATGGCATCATCAAGAAAAAATAGCGCCCTCTTTCTCGACCAGGAAGCCCTGTCGGCCCTCAGTATTCTCCAAGCGGGTATGCTGTCGCCGGTGACGGAGCTGATGAACGAAGCGCAGATGAAAGCGGTCCTCTCGACGGGCCGTTTCAATGACACGACCTTTCCCTTCCCTTTCATTCTCGCTCCCGCCGGCAGTACGAATGAAAAAATTCTCGCAAACGCCAAGCCTGATGAGACACTCGACCTGATCGTCGACGGCGAACGCTCCGGGACGCTCGTCGTCGGGGAGGTCTTCGAAATCGACCCCAACGAGCGCGTACGCCATATCTACGGGACGGACAACCCCTCGCATCCGGGCGTCAGCTCTACCCTGAAGCGCCTCGGCAGACGCGCCGTCAGCGGAGCGCTGAGCTTGGAAAAAGATCCTGTCGCGCCGATCCTGCAGAACATCGAAGAGGCCAAACAGCGTATCGGTGCCAAGCATACAACGGCCATCATGATGGCGGCCAACCCCCTGCACCGCGCCCATGAACGCCTTATCCGCCAAACACTGGACACGACCGACCTCGTCGTCATCTTCCTGCTCAAACCCTACAACCAGGCAGACCTCAGCTACGAGATCCGGGAGCAGGCGCTCACCTACTTCGTCGAGAACTACCTCCCCCGGAACCGTGTCGTCATCATCCCGCTGGAGTACAGCTACATCTTCGCCGGCTACAACGAGGTCATCATCGACGCCATCGTCGCGAAGAACTTCGGCTGCGACCGCTTGATGATCGGCCAGAACCACGCCGGGGTCGGCATGTACTACGACCACAACAGCAACCAGTCCGTCAAAGACCGCATGCACGGCATCGACATCGAGGTCGCCATCGCCCGCGAATACGTCTACTGCAACGAGTGCAAGACGCTGGTGAGCACCCAGACCTGCCCCCACGGCAACCATCACCACATCTCCTACCACGCCGACTCCATCCTGGAGCTCGTCAAGACGGGCCTCATGCCGCCGGCGGTACTGATGCGCAAAGAGATCTCCGCCATCCTGCTCTGCCGCCTCTTTCCGGGTCGCATCAAGAACATCGAGAAGCTCTACTACGACATCATGCCGGTCAACGGTCTGCTCGAAGAACACACCGACCGCGACTTCTACATCAAACTGATGGAACTCTACCAGACGACATCACTGACCTAA
- the thiC gene encoding phosphomethylpyrimidine synthase ThiC — translation MRTSWVEKRQNDKVRTQMYYAKQGIITEEMEYVAKIEDLSPELVRSEVARGRLIIPANVNHTNLEPMAIGLAAKCKINANIGSSALASDIQEEVHKVQVSQHYKADTAMDLSTGGDLDEIRKAVIENSKIPIGTVPIYQILHDVNNKIEDLTIEKMLEVLERQAQQGVSYFTIHAGFLLETMPKVAKRKMGIVSRGGSLMAAWMMHYHRENPFYTAFDEILDICARHDVSLSLGDSLRPGCLADASDDAQLGELKVLGELTLRAWEKNVQVMIEGPGHVPLNQIERNMKLQRELCHEAPFYILGPLVTDIAAGYDHISSAIGAAVGGWHGASMLCYVTPKEHLGLPNAEDVREGIIAYKIAAHAADIARGRKGARDIDDEMSDARYTFDWEKQFELALDSERAREYHDETLPQDVFKEAEFCSMCGPKFCSYKITQNIMDNPEAIEAIAKEAAAAQH, via the coding sequence ATGAGAACCTCATGGGTAGAGAAACGTCAAAACGATAAAGTCCGTACGCAGATGTATTATGCCAAGCAGGGCATCATCACCGAAGAGATGGAGTACGTCGCCAAAATCGAGGATCTGTCGCCGGAGCTGGTACGCTCCGAAGTCGCCCGCGGCCGCCTGATTATCCCGGCCAACGTCAATCACACGAACCTCGAGCCGATGGCCATCGGCCTCGCGGCCAAGTGTAAGATCAACGCCAACATCGGCTCCTCGGCCCTGGCCTCCGACATCCAAGAAGAGGTGCACAAGGTCCAGGTTTCCCAACATTATAAAGCGGATACGGCAATGGACCTCTCCACGGGCGGGGACCTCGACGAGATCCGCAAGGCGGTTATCGAGAACTCGAAGATCCCGATCGGGACCGTGCCGATCTACCAGATCCTGCACGACGTCAACAACAAGATCGAGGACCTTACCATCGAGAAGATGCTCGAGGTGCTCGAACGCCAGGCGCAGCAGGGGGTGAGCTATTTCACCATCCACGCGGGCTTCCTGCTCGAGACGATGCCGAAGGTCGCCAAGCGTAAAATGGGGATCGTCAGCCGCGGCGGTTCGCTGATGGCGGCATGGATGATGCACTACCACCGCGAGAACCCGTTTTACACGGCGTTCGACGAGATCCTTGACATCTGTGCGCGCCACGACGTCTCCCTCTCCCTGGGCGACTCGCTGCGTCCGGGCTGTCTGGCGGACGCCAGCGACGATGCCCAGCTGGGTGAACTGAAAGTCCTGGGCGAACTGACACTGCGCGCCTGGGAGAAAAACGTCCAGGTGATGATCGAGGGACCGGGGCATGTGCCGCTCAACCAGATCGAGCGCAATATGAAGCTGCAGCGTGAGCTCTGCCACGAAGCGCCTTTCTACATTCTCGGGCCCCTCGTCACCGACATCGCGGCGGGATACGACCATATCTCTTCGGCGATCGGCGCGGCCGTTGGCGGCTGGCACGGGGCGTCCATGCTCTGCTACGTGACGCCCAAAGAGCACCTGGGACTGCCGAACGCGGAAGATGTCCGCGAAGGGATCATTGCCTACAAGATCGCGGCGCACGCGGCGGACATCGCCCGCGGCCGCAAAGGGGCGCGCGATATCGACGACGAGATGAGCGATGCACGCTACACCTTCGACTGGGAAAAGCAGTTCGAGCTGGCACTCGACTCCGAACGGGCCCGCGAGTACCACGACGAGACCCTGCCGCAGGACGTCTTTAAAGAGGCGGAGTTCTGCTCCATGTGCGGGCCGAAGTTCTGTTCGTACAAGATCACGCAGAACATTATGGATAACCCCGAAGCTATCGAAGCCATCGCCAAAGAAGCGGCGGCGGCACAGCACTAA
- a CDS encoding TonB family protein has protein sequence MARSPQAFLVSLSLHLVIGIVLLIVVLPKIPLSVSSEAPHYCLSLSRVAPTLPPKKSEQAVTPAPAVAKPAPVRKREPKKVVKRREVVKPAVVMKAPAVKPVPLVEAEPEVEPAPVIEETQPDTPVEVIEEAEPVAAAEGESTAEAPAAAQTGAADTAAQQSSESYMNEHLAVIAQLLQRHLYYPRMARKRHIEGEVIASFRVETDGTVHDVSVERHARAILDRAAVRTITSLSGRLPHPKHALTLHVPIRFVLK, from the coding sequence ATGGCACGTTCCCCGCAGGCATTTCTGGTTTCACTGTCACTGCACCTGGTGATCGGCATCGTGTTGCTGATCGTCGTGCTGCCGAAAATTCCGCTGTCGGTTTCGTCTGAGGCCCCGCACTACTGTCTTTCACTGTCGCGGGTGGCGCCGACGCTGCCGCCGAAGAAGAGCGAGCAGGCAGTAACGCCGGCGCCAGCTGTTGCAAAGCCTGCCCCCGTCCGGAAGAGAGAGCCGAAGAAGGTCGTAAAGCGTAGGGAGGTCGTCAAGCCGGCGGTTGTGATGAAGGCCCCTGCGGTCAAACCGGTACCGCTTGTCGAAGCGGAGCCGGAGGTGGAACCGGCACCGGTCATTGAAGAGACACAGCCCGATACGCCGGTGGAAGTGATAGAGGAAGCCGAGCCCGTCGCGGCGGCCGAAGGGGAAAGCACGGCCGAAGCGCCCGCTGCGGCGCAGACCGGAGCGGCAGATACTGCTGCGCAGCAGAGCAGCGAAAGTTACATGAATGAGCATCTGGCTGTCATTGCGCAGCTGCTGCAGCGTCACCTCTACTACCCGCGGATGGCACGCAAACGCCATATCGAAGGAGAGGTCATCGCCAGCTTCAGGGTGGAAACGGACGGCACGGTTCATGACGTCTCGGTCGAGCGGCATGCCCGCGCCATTCTGGACCGGGCCGCTGTTCGTACGATTACGTCGCTCTCAGGCCGTCTGCCGCACCCGAAACACGCGCTGACACTGCATGTCCCGATCCGCTTTGTGCTCAAATAA
- a CDS encoding tyrosine-protein phosphatase — protein sequence MYERLKRLIRPEKNSSEPLTTDLHSHLVPGIDDGAKDLETSLSLVRSLYDLGYRRLITTPHIMMHRFPNSRDTILHGLDTLRTAVDAEGIPVSIDAASEYYVDEHFRELIEKEELLTFGENEVLFELSYVIPPIDLETIVFELQGRGYQPVLAHPERYLYMHKDEEAYPRLKEKGVRFQVNINSLGGYYSKPVQKAARRLMDQGWISYLGSDTHHRRHIDALTKTLHTDVVAKVQRNNTLRNNTL from the coding sequence ATGTACGAGAGACTTAAACGCCTGATACGGCCTGAAAAAAACAGCTCCGAACCGCTGACGACCGACCTGCATTCGCATCTTGTTCCCGGCATCGACGACGGGGCCAAAGACCTTGAAACATCACTGAGCCTCGTGCGTTCCCTCTACGACCTGGGGTACCGCCGCCTGATCACGACGCCGCATATCATGATGCACCGTTTCCCCAACTCCCGCGACACGATCCTGCACGGACTCGACACGCTGCGCACTGCGGTCGACGCCGAAGGGATCCCCGTGAGCATCGACGCGGCCTCCGAGTATTATGTCGACGAGCACTTCCGTGAACTGATTGAAAAAGAGGAACTGCTCACCTTCGGCGAAAATGAAGTACTTTTCGAGCTCTCCTATGTGATCCCTCCCATCGACCTTGAGACCATCGTTTTCGAACTCCAGGGCCGCGGCTACCAGCCGGTGCTCGCCCACCCCGAGCGCTATCTCTATATGCACAAGGATGAAGAGGCTTATCCCCGCCTCAAGGAGAAGGGCGTCCGCTTCCAGGTCAATATCAACTCCCTGGGAGGGTACTACTCCAAACCGGTGCAGAAAGCCGCCCGCCGTCTGATGGATCAAGGATGGATCAGCTACCTCGGATCCGACACCCACCACCGGCGCCATATCGACGCCCTGACCAAAACGCTGCATACCGACGTTGTCGCCAAGGTGCAGCGTAACAATACTCTCCGCAACAACACTCTTTAA